Proteins co-encoded in one Gadus morhua chromosome 6, gadMor3.0, whole genome shotgun sequence genomic window:
- the LOC115545764 gene encoding protein asteroid homolog 1-like produces MGVKGLWSLLEDYSKTNSEIYEDIHFRDSKLVVDGSILAHLLYNMANLDQNHGGEYLAFQAEVQAFFKTLDNCQIKAKVVMDGGSGPSDIKLNHRMDRQRTRVKRIPDALKGGKRDFYALFTTTVFEQTLNNMKVPLVRCFGQADGQLAALAREWCCPVLSTDTDFYIYDLPEGVLPLDHFQWVKTSGARSYISCKRYTTSKFWALFNIDHQLLTVFAALAGNDYDNLRDVEWARYVPAGSPKVRIGGARLVGLLSWLGGRTDRTTEDTLTAAMALIPNISQQAWTEMWTEVQNAMLEYRLPSSSLRRSFSEGTVPPLPAEIWSRVPEWVRASLARGDLGANILDYDILVRRRKFLRIQVECSDLQSSNLTSRPIRQVMADRAVRLQVCLETLGVEEETLEGVPAHLRLPVAVTRYWLRRASPEPTLLKALLMVMVQGELNRRAGGTTGWQGVTSHNPQPLDGVVAHSFNQWQACLKDASQLNLLLCKPLPEPHYAWLYQGRLVHRRQKHLQEREPEVENANFISLYRRLLGAVTQPDPGANRRTGGPEAQLRASMEHLHLNTQDEEEEEEEEEEEELGGAAGLDQVSDGSRVEVKSRRRKQ; encoded by the exons ATGGGGGTGAAGGGCTTGTGGTCACTGCTGGAGGACTACAGCAAGACCAACAGTGAGATCTACGAGGACATCCACTTCAGAGATAGCAAGCTAGTGGTGGACGGCAGTATCCTGGCCCACCTCCTCTACAACATGGCCAACCTGGACCAGAACCACGGCGGGGAGTACCTGGCCTTCCAGGCGGAGGTCCAGGCATTTTTCAAGACTCTGGACAACTGTCAAATTAAAGCAAAAGTTGTGATGGACGGAGGCTCGGGCCCCAGCGACATCAAACTAAACCACAGGATGGACCGTCAAAGAACGCGTGTCAAGAGGATCCCTGACGCTCTGAAGGGTGGGAAAAGGGACTTCTATGCCCTCTTTACCACAACAGTGTTTGAACAGACGCTGAACAACATGAAGGTGCCGCTGGTCAGGTGCTTCGGACAGGCCGACGGCCAGCTGGCTGCCCTGGCCAGAGAGTGGTGCTGCCCGGTGCTGTCCACAGACACTGACTTCTACATCTACGACCTTCCAGAGGGGGTTCTGCCCCTGGATCACTTCCAGTGGGTTAAAACAAGTGGGGCCAGGAGTTACATCTCCTGCAAGCGATACACCACGTCCAAGTTCTGGGCCCTTTTCAACATCGACCACCAGCTGCTGACCGTCTTCGCCGCTTTGGCAGGGAACGACTATGACAACCTCAGAGATGTTGAGTGGGCCAGGTATGTTCCAGCGGGTAGTCCTAAAGTGAGGATCGGAGGCGCCCGCCTGGTGGGCCTCCTGAGTTGGCTGGGAGGCAGGACAGACCGGACAACAGAAGACACCTTGACAGCAGCGATGGCACTCATACCCAACATTAGCCAACAGGCGTGGACGGAAATGTGGACGGAGGTGCAGAACGCCATGCTAGAGTACCGACTCCCCAGCTCCTCTCTGCGGAGGTCTTTCAGTGAGGGAACTGTTCCGCCGCTGCCTGCTGAGATCTGGAGCAGGGTCCCTGAGTGGGTCCGTGCATCCCTGGCCAGAGGAGACCTGGGGGCCAACATACTGGACTATGACATACTTGTGCGCAGGAGGAAGTTTCTGCGAATCCAGGTGGAGTGCAGCGACCTGCAGAGCTCTAACCTCACCTCACGGCCCATCCGGCAGGTGATG GCAGACCGCGCTGTGaggctgcaggtgtgtctggaGACGCTGGGCGTGGAGGAAGAGACGCTGGAGGGGGTTCCGGCTCACCTGCGGCTCCCAGTGGCTGTGACCCGCTACTGGCTGAGGAGGGCCAGCCCTGAGCCGACGCTCCTCAAAGCTCTGCTGATGGTCATGGTCCAAGGAGAACTGAACCGACGGGCAGGAGGGACAACAG gctggcAGGGGGTTACCAGCCACAACCCTCAGCCTCTGGATGGTGTCGTGGCTCACAGCTTCAACCAATGGCAGGCCTGCCTGAAGGACGCCTCCCAGCTCAACCTGCTGCTCTGCAAGCCCCTCCCTGAACCCCACTACGCCTG GTTGTACCAGGGCAGGCTGGTGCACCGGCGGCAGAAGCATCTCCAGGAGAGGGAGCCGGAGGTGGAAAATGCCAACTTCATCAGTCTGTACAGGAGGCTCCTGGGAGCAGTGACCCAGCCAGACCCCGGGGCCaacaggaggactggggggcCTGAGGCCCAGCTGAGGGCCAGCATGGAGCACCTTCACCTCAACAcccaggacgaggaggaggaagaggaggaggaggaggaggaggagctgggcggGGCTGCAGGCCTGGATCAGGTCTCGGATGGTTCTAGGGTGGAGGTtaaaagcaggaggaggaagcagtag
- the LOC115545523 gene encoding sialic acid-binding Ig-like lectin 10 isoform X1, with translation MKMNPRTLSVLLLLAGPLGADPDWHVEYPDSFCVVEGSTATIPCSFTHPKVHEKTGAVVERVVWCHSNKYCSIGNVYDSNVRADSRFRYLGDRVRNCTLKIIKTVKRDAARYRFRFETNVDKYTGLRGVRVNVTNGEDVKVRSSVTDHVVKEGGQVTLTCTSACSFHQLDVHWYRKGHALSEKGPALHLSSLTNDDTGNYTCSLDSSRQKTSAPWSLIVVVDEGKHNVTVTDKEKSHRLLTGSVVSVVLAVVLLLLAGLVFAKRRQAQKKASDVIQKLEVDCKQEAVGASEEVSYSTVHFKRNSSRWWYPAPATISKLLSAVAASHLQPLQLWKISYLVHLHLSVTIVVLWSALLMTSTLPCLLPLIQLLRT, from the exons ATGAAGATGAATCCAAGGACCCTCTCTGTGCTCCTGCTGCTAGCTG GGCCGCTGGGGGCGGACCCTGACTGGCACGTGGAGTACCCTGACTCCTTCTGCGTGGTGGAGggctccaccgccaccatcccCTGCAGCTTCACCCACCCCAAGGTGCACGAAAAGACCGGCGCGGTGGTGGAGCGGGTGGTCTGGTGCCACAGTAACAAGTACTGCTCCATAGGCAACGTGTACGACAGCAACGTCCGGGCCGACAGCAGGTTCCGGTACCTTGGGGACCGCGTCAGGAACTGCACCTTAAAGATCATCAAGACGGTGAAACGGGACGCTGCAAGGTACCGCTTCCGCTTCGAGACCAACGTCGATAAGTACACCGGACTTAGAGGAGTCAGAGTCAACGTCACTA ATGGAGAGGATGTGAAGGTCAGAAGCTCCGTCACTGACCATGTGGTGAAAGAGGGCGGTCAGGTCACACTCACCTGTacctcagcctgctccttccACCAATTGGACGTCCACTGGTACAGAAAAGGCCACGCCCTATCAGAGAaaggccccgccctccacctcagctCTCTGACCAATGACGACACAGGGAATTACACCTGCTCTCTGGACTCTAGCAGACAGAAAACCTCTGCACCTTGGAGTCTGATCGTGGTGGTAGATGAAG GAAAACACAATGTGACAGTGACTGATAAAGAGAAGTCTCACCGGCTCCTGACGGGGTCGGTGGTGTCGGTGGTGTTGGCTGtggtccttctcctcctggctgGGCTGGTCTTCGCTAAAAG gAGACAAGCACAAAAGAAGGCATCAGACGTGATTCAAAAACTG gagGTGGACTGTAAACAGGAAGCGGTGGGAGCTTCAGAGGAAGTCAGTTATTCAACTGTCCACTTCAAACGCAATTCCTCGAG gtggtggtatcctgcccctgcgacgatcagcaagctactttcagctgtcgccgcatcacacctgcaaccattacagctatggaagataagttatctggttcacttgcacctctctgtaactatagtggttctgtggagtgccttactgatgacctcaacattgccttgtctgttgccattgattcagttgctccgtacgtaa
- the LOC115545523 gene encoding sialic acid-binding Ig-like lectin 10 isoform X2 produces the protein MKMNPRTLSVLLLLAGPLGADPDWHVEYPDSFCVVEGSTATIPCSFTHPKVHEKTGAVVERVVWCHSNKYCSIGNVYDSNVRADSRFRYLGDRVRNCTLKIIKTVKRDAARYRFRFETNVDKYTGLRGVRVNVTNGEDVKVRSSVTDHVVKEGGQVTLTCTSACSFHQLDVHWYRKGHALSEKGPALHLSSLTNDDTGNYTCSLDSSRQKTSAPWSLIVVVDEGKHNVTVTDKEKSHRLLTGSVVSVVLAVVLLLLAGLVFAKRRQAQKKASDVIQKLEVDCKQEAVGASEEVSYSTVHFKRNSSRSAPGPEHEIVYSEVVR, from the exons ATGAAGATGAATCCAAGGACCCTCTCTGTGCTCCTGCTGCTAGCTG GGCCGCTGGGGGCGGACCCTGACTGGCACGTGGAGTACCCTGACTCCTTCTGCGTGGTGGAGggctccaccgccaccatcccCTGCAGCTTCACCCACCCCAAGGTGCACGAAAAGACCGGCGCGGTGGTGGAGCGGGTGGTCTGGTGCCACAGTAACAAGTACTGCTCCATAGGCAACGTGTACGACAGCAACGTCCGGGCCGACAGCAGGTTCCGGTACCTTGGGGACCGCGTCAGGAACTGCACCTTAAAGATCATCAAGACGGTGAAACGGGACGCTGCAAGGTACCGCTTCCGCTTCGAGACCAACGTCGATAAGTACACCGGACTTAGAGGAGTCAGAGTCAACGTCACTA ATGGAGAGGATGTGAAGGTCAGAAGCTCCGTCACTGACCATGTGGTGAAAGAGGGCGGTCAGGTCACACTCACCTGTacctcagcctgctccttccACCAATTGGACGTCCACTGGTACAGAAAAGGCCACGCCCTATCAGAGAaaggccccgccctccacctcagctCTCTGACCAATGACGACACAGGGAATTACACCTGCTCTCTGGACTCTAGCAGACAGAAAACCTCTGCACCTTGGAGTCTGATCGTGGTGGTAGATGAAG GAAAACACAATGTGACAGTGACTGATAAAGAGAAGTCTCACCGGCTCCTGACGGGGTCGGTGGTGTCGGTGGTGTTGGCTGtggtccttctcctcctggctgGGCTGGTCTTCGCTAAAAG gAGACAAGCACAAAAGAAGGCATCAGACGTGATTCAAAAACTG gagGTGGACTGTAAACAGGAAGCGGTGGGAGCTTCAGAGGAAGTCAGTTATTCAACTGTCCACTTCAAACGCAATTCCTCGAG GTCAGCCCCTGGACCGGAACATGAGATCGTCTACAGCGAGGTCGTTCGCTGA
- the LOC115545523 gene encoding sialic acid-binding Ig-like lectin 15 isoform X3: MKMNPRTLSVLLLLAGPLGADPDWHVEYPDSFCVVEGSTATIPCSFTHPKVHEKTGAVVERVVWCHSNKYCSIGNVYDSNVRADSRFRYLGDRVRNCTLKIIKTVKRDAARYRFRFETNVDKYTGLRGVRVNVTNGEDVKVRSSVTDHVVKEGGQVTLTCTSACSFHQLDVHWYRKGHALSEKGPALHLSSLTNDDTGNYTCSLDSSRQKTSAPWSLIVVVDEGKHNVTVTDKEKSHRLLTGSVVSVVLAVVLLLLAGLVFAKRSAPGPEHEIVYSEVVR; the protein is encoded by the exons ATGAAGATGAATCCAAGGACCCTCTCTGTGCTCCTGCTGCTAGCTG GGCCGCTGGGGGCGGACCCTGACTGGCACGTGGAGTACCCTGACTCCTTCTGCGTGGTGGAGggctccaccgccaccatcccCTGCAGCTTCACCCACCCCAAGGTGCACGAAAAGACCGGCGCGGTGGTGGAGCGGGTGGTCTGGTGCCACAGTAACAAGTACTGCTCCATAGGCAACGTGTACGACAGCAACGTCCGGGCCGACAGCAGGTTCCGGTACCTTGGGGACCGCGTCAGGAACTGCACCTTAAAGATCATCAAGACGGTGAAACGGGACGCTGCAAGGTACCGCTTCCGCTTCGAGACCAACGTCGATAAGTACACCGGACTTAGAGGAGTCAGAGTCAACGTCACTA ATGGAGAGGATGTGAAGGTCAGAAGCTCCGTCACTGACCATGTGGTGAAAGAGGGCGGTCAGGTCACACTCACCTGTacctcagcctgctccttccACCAATTGGACGTCCACTGGTACAGAAAAGGCCACGCCCTATCAGAGAaaggccccgccctccacctcagctCTCTGACCAATGACGACACAGGGAATTACACCTGCTCTCTGGACTCTAGCAGACAGAAAACCTCTGCACCTTGGAGTCTGATCGTGGTGGTAGATGAAG GAAAACACAATGTGACAGTGACTGATAAAGAGAAGTCTCACCGGCTCCTGACGGGGTCGGTGGTGTCGGTGGTGTTGGCTGtggtccttctcctcctggctgGGCTGGTCTTCGCTAAAAG GTCAGCCCCTGGACCGGAACATGAGATCGTCTACAGCGAGGTCGTTCGCTGA